The genomic DNA ACATATTATCTCGGATGGTTATTGTTGATGAACAGCCATTTTTTATTGTAGAGAAAGAAGGCTTTTAAGCATGTTTCGAGGTTTACAATTGCTAGGGATTACATGAAACTGTATGTTTAGGAGAAAATCAGCATAAAAGATAAGCGAAAATCTCTAAAATTAAGGATTACTCTCACTATAGATATTTGAACTTCAATTCAGAATTTGAGTTACTTGTGTCTCACTGCTCATTTTATTGATGATGATTGGAAGTTGCACAAAAGAGTTATTAACTTTGTTGTTATGCCTAGCCATAATGATAAGGAGATTGTTAAGATAGTTCTGAAATGCATCAATGAGTGGGGTATTGGAGATTGTATTTCCTCTATTATAGTGGATAATGCTAACTCCAATGATATTACTATGAATTATTTGAAGGATAAGAGGAAGAATACGATTGTCTTAgatgtaaattttttcatatgaGGTGTGCTCACGCATTGAATTTGATTGTGAAAGATAGGTTGACTGAGATTCATGATTCTATTAATCGAATTTGAACTGTAGTGAAATATATGAGAAGCTCTCAAGCTAGAGCTCAAATATTCCAGCATGTATTGTTGAGGAGAGAATAACTTATAAGGGCTCTGTTTGTCTTGATATCTCAACTCGGTGGAATTCTACTTATCTAATTTTGGAGACTGCACTTAAGTTCAGATAGGTTTTTATTAGAGTTGAAAATGATAATGTTGCTTTTATCAGTGAATTTGATGGTGGAGTTCCAACTATTGAAGATCGGGATAATGCATCTATGTTGTGTTTGTTTTTGGGAAACTTCTATGAAGCTACCAAGAGAATGTCTGAGAGTCTCTATGTAACAtctaataattacttttttgaaattgttaGCATGCTTTCTACTTTGATTGAGTATGCAAGAGATTCCAATCCCCATCTTCAATCTATGGCTACAAAAATGAGGGAGAAATTTGACAAATACTATGGAAGTGTGGATCGCACAAATATGATGGTATTGATAGTTGTGGTGTTAGATCCTCAGTATAAATTGAGGTTTCTGAAGTATTGTTACCTGAGAATTTGTGATGATTCTAGTAGAGTAGATGAGATGATTCTGCTTATACGGACGTCTTAGAGTGTCTTTTTTCATTCTATGAGaagattcattttttttcaatgagtGAACGTTGTACTTCTATGGTCGAGTCTATCACTCCTTCACCTCTTGAGGCTAGTAGTTATGTCAAGATTGTGAATTCGAAGAAACTAGTGAAAGGTTGGCGtgaagatgatgaagatgTTCAAGAAATGAGGTCTAAGTCTGAATTGGAACAACACCTTGGTAGTCCCATCGAACCGGAAAGTGATTCCTTTGATGTATTGAGGTGGTTGAATGATTAGAAATCAACCTACAAGGTACTAAGTATTATGGCAAAAGACATCTTAGCCATTTCGGCGTTTACGGTAGCCTCAGAGTCAGCTTTCAACACATCCGATCGGGTTCTTGATCAATTTCGTAGCTCATTCACTCCAAAATTTGTGAAAGCTTTGATATGCGCACAAGATTGGTTGTGCTCTTCTCCAACTCTGATTTGCATTGAGTAATATTTGGAGGGTGCGAAAAAGTATGAGGAATGtaattttatctttatttCATAGTTATTCTTTTCATCTAATTTTTACTTATACTTTcctaactttttattttcatgtggtttttttttgtagaacTCAGCGACATTATGACAGTGATTATGGTGGATTAATGTGTGAAGCAACTACATGGTTTATTCTCGAAAATTATGTTTATTTCGAAGTGCATTTTCCCTCCTTAAACCAAGTAAACCACGACTTCATGCACTGAGCACCTTGTCGGCGAAACTGTAATTCATTTTGTCATTAGTTTAAGATGTGCTTTTGGATTTGGAGTTGTTGTGCTTAGGTCGATGTATCGTTCTATGCTATATTGTATGTGTTGCACAGATGCTAGATGAGTATCAGAAGAATTTTGGTGATTCGTGGAGGACTACTCAGACAAATGATACTCAATCATGTTTGTGTGTtgctaatttttcttttcaatgttTTGTTCGTGGACGTGTTGTAAGAATATATTACTCTTTATTGTGTGAGATTGTATTATGGATGTTTAGTTTTGTgaatggattgatgagacatattattttttgttttagatATAtagtggattaatctaaatctacgttgatattttattttgcgtgattactgattatagataagacattttcgattttatttagcgagacaaaaaaatttacaggttccaataTGGTACTCAGGTTCCGGTTCTAGGATTCAACgaggtagggtccggttccaaaatcttgaaacattTCCCTTACATGGTGGGGTCCAGGTATTGTGAAAAAATGGTACTCGGAACCGATCACCTCTAGTGCAACGCACATGTCTAAATTAATAAACACAACAATCTTATATATCTTGATTCATCGCTCAAAAAATATGATTTCATGGTTAAACATTTATCGTAATCTTTGCTATAATCTAACATTACTTGAGCAGAGCACCCCCTGAAAACAATCGAACTGTAATTTCTTCTAGAGTCGGCATGTTATTATGGAATGACAATTTCCTGCAACTAGACATAGCATCAATAGCATTACGAGGAAAGTGGTAAAAAGACATCTTGCCAACTAAAGTTCTAGCATAGTATCCCTTTGTCCCATTAAAGTTTTCTTTTCGGCAGTTATTGGCCTCTTTCAATTCTAAAATGAATCACTTTGACCATAGATGTTTCCATTTCATGTCACCTTATCcactaaaatttatttgtatCAATTTAGCTACTTAATATTCTAAAAATGAATCACTTTGGTCTGGTTGATAATATCGTGTATTTGCATGGGAATTAAACGGAGATGAGCGCCAAACTCTTATCCTCTTTGCTCCATAAGAGGTCATGATATCTGCACAAGTTTAATTCCAATCCAAATTAACGTTATTATGAACCGAGATGGATAAAGTGCTTCATCTTATAGTCTTGAATGGCCAAATTGATTTGAAAGAAAATTCTAGCGTGTAAAGTGATTCACTTTTAAAATCTTAAGAAAATTCTAGCGGGTAATGTGATTCACTTTTAAAATCTTTAAGGGCTAAATTGATACAAAGAAATCTTGAGTAGGCAAAATAAAACCGAGCTCAAACTTCAGGGGCCAAAGTGCCTTTCTTCCTCAGAAAAAAATTACTCGACACGATACATATTCCTTAATGTTGGGCCGGGCCCATTTTTCTTTAGCTCAGCCCAATGGGCGTCAAATTTCGACGAGGCCCGCCCATTTCGCTGACGACCCCTTTTCTCTTCTCTTGTAAGAACTTGACAAATGGCTTCcgttgttcttcttcttctctattcattcatctctctcattttctgcaacgagatcgacttttctcttcctctccGGACGAACAGCGGAAGGACTCGCAGTGGAGGTGATCGTAGATGCGTTTTGGTGACGTGGACGCCGACCGGATCCGAGGTGAGATCTGTATGCTTCACGGAAATGTCACTGTTTTGCGTGCTTGATTGCCTGTTCGATTCACGGATCACATTTTTGTTCCACGGGCTGGTGAATTCGTTGGTTCGAGGAATGTGCTGGAAATCCGAATGAGCCAGGCTTTTGATGTTATTGTGGTGTGGAAGGCTGAGCAGGGAACAGAGTGCTTGATCGTCATTGATTTGGTATAATTTGATATGGCAGATGGTTTAGGAACATGTAGCAATGTACCGCTGTAGAGAATTCTGAATGTTCTTCAGTCTGTGAGCTGAAGCAGGAAATGGTGCTGGTTCATTGCGCTTTTGCCTGATTTAATTTCGGTGACGAGCATGCTGTTGTAGAGATGATTATTGAGTATTTCTGGACTTTCTTGATAGTTCTCGATCAATGTGATTTTGTCTAATGTTTttcgttttattttattttatttttattttcttaatgtgGCAAAACATCTATGTCAATATTGTTGGTTAACTGCAGTTATCGATCATCAGTGATTAGAGAAGATGCTGACAAAGTTTGAGACGAAGAGCAACAGAGTTAAGGGACTCAGTTTCCACAGTAAGCGACCATGGATCCTCGCATCTCTGCACAGTGGTGTCATCCAGCTGTGGGATTACCGCATGGGGACGCTGATCGATAGGTTCGATGAACATGATGGGCCTGTCCGTGGTGTTCATTTTCACAAATCTCAGCCGCTTTTTGTCTCTGGAGGTATGGATTTTTTGCCTCCCTGCGTGAATCTACTTTACTCTTGCTTAGTTTACTGGTGTCATTCTTCCCGTATCCTGATACGGGAATGCCTGAAACATTGTTGGCATTCTTATCTGATGAGCTTCTTTTCTGTTGATACTTGAGGAAAGTGCATATGTGCTAATTAAATTTTCGTGCCTTTGCAGGAGATGATTACAAGATTAAAGTGTGGAACTATAAGACATGCAGGTGTCTGTTTACCCTGCTGGGCCACCTTGATTATATCCGTACTGTGCAGTTTCACCATGAACACCCTTGGATTGTGAGTGCTAGTGACGATCAGACTATCCGTTTATGGAACTGGCAATCTCGTACCTGCATATCTGTGTTGACAGGTCACAATCACTACGTCATGTGTGCTTCGTTTCACCCGAAAGAGGATCTTGTTGTGTCAGCTTCACTTGATCAGACTGTTCGTGTTTGGGATATTAGTtccttgaagaagaagactgcATCACGGGGCGACGATATTCTGCGGTTGAGTCAGATGAATACGGATCTATTTGGCGGTGTAGATGTTGTTGTCAAGTATGTATTGGAAGGTCATGACCGTGGAGTGAACTGGGCGGCATTTCATCCCAATCTTCCACTAGTTGTCTCCGGAGCAGATGATCGCCAAGTCAAGTTATGGCGTATGAATGGTAATTATTCCTGGACCCGTACTTCCAAATGAAAGCAGCCAATTCTAGACAATCTAATGTTGCACTTTGAAAATAAGAATTAGCATCCTTttgtatatagatatgtgTATTATATGGCCATGGTGATTTTTTACTTTGATAATGGAAGCTTGCTGAaagtttttctctctttctccttctATCTTTTTAATGATGTGGTCAATTTAATCTTTCTTTCAGACGCCAAGGCTTGGGAGGTGGACACATTGAGAGGGCACACGAATAATGTTTCATGCGTGATGTTTCATGCCAGGCAAGACATAATAGTGTCAAATTCAGAGGACAAAAGTATTCGTGTGTGGGATGCAACAAAACGAACAGGACTTCAAACTTTTCGTCGTGAGCATGACCGTTTCTGGATCCTCACTGCTCATCCTGAGATGAACCTTTTTGCTGCTGGCCACGACAGCGGCATGATTGTGTTTAAATTGGAGAGAGAACGACCCGCCTTTGCAGTTAGTGGAGATGCCCTCTTTTATATCAAAGACCGGTTCTTGCGGCTCTACGAATTCTCTAGTCAAAGGGATGCACTTGTTATGGCAATACGACGCCCTGGGTCCACTGGCCTCAATCAGAGTGCGAGGACCCTATCTTATAGTCCAACAGAGCATGCATTACTTATGTGCTCTGATGTGGATGGTGGCATTTATGAGCTGTATGTCATACCTAGAGATGGCAGTGGCCGGGGTGACGGTGGGCCTGATGCAAAGAGAGGAAGCGGAGGTTGTGCTGTTTTTGTTGCTCGGAATAGGTTTGCTGTACTTGACAGGAGTAGCAATCAGGTTCTTGTTAAGAACCTCAAGAATGAGATTGTTAAAAAGAGCGGGCTTCCGTTTCCTGCTGATATGATATTTTATGCTGGGACAGGTAGCTTGCTATGTAGGTCTGAGGACAGGGTGTATATATTCGATCTTCAGCAGAGGCTGGTCCTTGGTGAGTTACAGACTCCTTTTGTCAAGTATGTAGTATGGTCAAATGACATGGAAAATGTTGCTCTCCTCAGCAAGCATGCAATCATCATTGCCAGCAAGAAGCTTATCCAACGCTGCACTCTTCACGAAACAATCCGTGTAAAGAGTGGAGCCTGGGATGAAAATGGAATCTTCATATATACTACTCTAAACCACATCAAGTACTGCCTACCTAATGCTGATAGTGGAATCATCAAAACTCTTGATGTGCCTATATACATAACAAAAGTTTCTGGGAATTCCATCTTTTGCCTTGACCGTGATGGAAAGAATAGGGTTATAATCATTGATGCAGCAGAGTACATGTTCAAAATGTCTCTGCTGAGGAAGAGGTATGATCATGTAATGAGCATGATAAGGAATTCACAGCTTTGTGGGCAGGCTATGATTGCTTATTTGCAGCAGAAGGGGTTCCCTGAAGTTGCTCTTCATTTTGTGAAAAATGAGAGAACACGTTTCGATTTGGCTCTTGAGAGTGGGAACATTCAAATTGCAGTGGCTTCAGCTAAGGAAATTGATGAGAAGGATCATTGGTATAGGTTAGGAGTTGAGGCTCTTCGCCAAGGAAATTCAGGAATCGTGGAATATGCCTACCAGAGGACTAAGAACTTTGAGAGGCTCTCTTTCCTCTATCTCATAACCGGGAACTTGGACAAGTTGACGAAAATGCTGAAGATTGCTGAAGTTAAGAATGATGTCATGGGTCAATTTCATAATGCTCTGTATCTGGGAGATGTTCGCGAGCGCGTGAAGATCTTGGAGAACACTGGGCACTTACCACTTGCTTATATAACTGCTTCCGTTCATGGACTACATGATATTGTCGAAAGGCTTGCAGCTGAGTTGGAAGGAAATGTTCCTTTGCTGCCTGGTGGCAAAGAACCTTCACTCTTGATACCCCCGAGGCCGGTTATATCTGGTGGTGACTGGCCTTTATTGAGGGTGATGAGAGGCATATTCGAGGGTGGCCTTGACAATATTGCTGGACAGGGTGCTGAAGATGAAGAGTATGAGGCCGCTGATGGAGATTGGGGTGAGGAATTGGACATGGTCGATGTGAATGGCCTGGAGAATGGTGATGTGGCAGAAATTTTAGAGGGTGAAGTTGGTGAAGAGGAtggggaggaggagggaggTTGGGATCTCGAAGACTTGGAACTTCCCCCCGAATTGGAAACTCCAAGGGCGTCTTCTGTCAATGGTCACTCTGTTTTTGTTGCTCCTGCTCCTGGAATGCCAGTGAATCAGATATGGATCCAAAAATCTTCGCTCGCTGCTGAGCAGGTAGCTGCAGGGAATTTTGACACTGCCATGAGATTGCTGAATCGGCAACTCGGGATACGGAACTTCACTCCTCTGAGGCAAATTTTCCTTAATCTCCACTGGGGAAGCCACAGCTACTTAAGAGCCTTCTCTTCGGCTCCAATCCTCTCATTGGCCCTTGAACGCGGCTGGAGTGAGTCTAATAACCACAACATGCGGGGGCCGCCAACCCTTGTCTACAATTTCTCCCAGTTGGAAGAGAAGCTTACTGCAGGTTATCATGCCATGAAGACTGGGAAGTTCACCGAGTCTCTTTGTCTCTTCCTCGAAATTCTCCATACAATCCCATTGATTGTGGTGGACTCGAGGAGGGAGGTCGATGAAGTCAAGGAATTGATCGGTATAGCAAAAGAGTACGTCTTAGGTATCAAAATGGAGCTGACAAAAAGGGATCTAAAAGATGACCCAGTTCGCCAGATGGAGCTCTCCGCTTACTTGACTCATTTAAACCTCCAAACAGTCCACCTAAGGCTTGCTTTGAACAATGCCATGACGTCCTGCTACAAGAATAAGAACTTCGCTACAGCAGGGATGTTTGCCCGGCGACTTCTCGAGACGAACCCCACAATAGAGTCCCTCGTGAAGAAGGCAAGGCAGGTCGTGGCGGCATGTGAGAGGAACAATACCGATGCTTCTGAGCTTAACTACGATTACAGAAACCCATTTGTGGTATGCGGGGTGACCTATGTCCCGATATACCGGGGACAGAAGTTTGTCTCTTGCCCATATTGCTGGACAAGGTTTCTGCCTTCCCAGGAAGGGCAGGTTTGTAACGTCTGCGATCTTTCCGTGGTCGGGGCAGATGCTTCGGGACTAATCTGCTCTCCTTCCCAGGTTCGATGATCTCATTACTAAGGCAGCTTTTCTACCTTAACGTTTTTACCACTTGCAGCACATCATAGAGGTATAAGGATTGTCTAATGTCTATGGCAGTATCGGATTGATTGCGATTTTGAATGCTATCGCATCAGTAACATCAGATTTTTTCGACACCAATAGTTCTTAGTTACTGTCGATGTCTATAGGTAACAGGACTATGAGCTAAGTATTGTAAGGCCCTtcttattctttattttacaTATATGAGAATATGTTTCCCTTGATTTCATAGCTTTTATTCATCACAGATTCTAGATATGTTGCTTTGTCCGACTATCTTTTGCTATTTTCTCCGTCGAAAGCAGACATTGTTGTTTTCTTTCGGAATTCAGTAACCCTTATAGCCTGTCTGTCTGGAATTAATTAAGTGGATGAGGGAGGTTCTGAGAATCAGATACTGATTCGGCATTTCTTTTCGAAAATAGTCTTTTGGCCATGAAATGCTGATaactttatttaaatttaccTCAATCGGTAATTTGGTGATAAACGTTACCATGGAATTTCCGACAGATAtgttgttttaaaaaataaataaataaataaaagaatacaaaTTGATTTTGGACGGAAACTTGGTGGGCAATGAGAGAAGATGAGAGCAATCATTTGGActgcgtttggattgagagttgagttgagttgagttttggttttaattggtttgtaatgattgtattgttgaattatgagaaaaagtgtgaaaaagtaataaataattgagagaaaataatgattaagtaatgattgtgttgttgaatggtgaaaaagtaatgaatagttgagagaatttaatattaaaaattgaattgaatggttaaaaatatttaaaaaataaaaaaaagtaatgattgtgatgttgaattaaagataagtggagttgagttgagttgagttgaacattgtttataaaacaaacacattgttGAGTGCAAAAATTCTCTATTggtttataatttatattggtTAAGATACTGTTTAATTTATACTGTCACCTGTATCTTATAGTTATATAAtagttaatatataaaagaatggAACTCACTACTGTGTTTCTTAACATTTTATAATTCCTATTCTCCCcctcaatatatatagacacttCTCATAATTTCTATTTGACTATCGGTATTCAATATATGCGatcattttcataaatt from Punica granatum isolate Tunisia-2019 chromosome 2, ASM765513v2, whole genome shotgun sequence includes the following:
- the LOC116195958 gene encoding coatomer subunit alpha-1-like, which translates into the protein MLTKFETKSNRVKGLSFHSKRPWILASLHSGVIQLWDYRMGTLIDRFDEHDGPVRGVHFHKSQPLFVSGGDDYKIKVWNYKTCRCLFTLLGHLDYIRTVQFHHEHPWIVSASDDQTIRLWNWQSRTCISVLTGHNHYVMCASFHPKEDLVVSASLDQTVRVWDISSLKKKTASRGDDILRLSQMNTDLFGGVDVVVKYVLEGHDRGVNWAAFHPNLPLVVSGADDRQVKLWRMNDAKAWEVDTLRGHTNNVSCVMFHARQDIIVSNSEDKSIRVWDATKRTGLQTFRREHDRFWILTAHPEMNLFAAGHDSGMIVFKLERERPAFAVSGDALFYIKDRFLRLYEFSSQRDALVMAIRRPGSTGLNQSARTLSYSPTEHALLMCSDVDGGIYELYVIPRDGSGRGDGGPDAKRGSGGCAVFVARNRFAVLDRSSNQVLVKNLKNEIVKKSGLPFPADMIFYAGTGSLLCRSEDRVYIFDLQQRLVLGELQTPFVKYVVWSNDMENVALLSKHAIIIASKKLIQRCTLHETIRVKSGAWDENGIFIYTTLNHIKYCLPNADSGIIKTLDVPIYITKVSGNSIFCLDRDGKNRVIIIDAAEYMFKMSLLRKRYDHVMSMIRNSQLCGQAMIAYLQQKGFPEVALHFVKNERTRFDLALESGNIQIAVASAKEIDEKDHWYRLGVEALRQGNSGIVEYAYQRTKNFERLSFLYLITGNLDKLTKMLKIAEVKNDVMGQFHNALYLGDVRERVKILENTGHLPLAYITASVHGLHDIVERLAAELEGNVPLLPGGKEPSLLIPPRPVISGGDWPLLRVMRGIFEGGLDNIAGQGAEDEEYEAADGDWGEELDMVDVNGLENGDVAEILEGEVGEEDGEEEGGWDLEDLELPPELETPRASSVNGHSVFVAPAPGMPVNQIWIQKSSLAAEQVAAGNFDTAMRLLNRQLGIRNFTPLRQIFLNLHWGSHSYLRAFSSAPILSLALERGWSESNNHNMRGPPTLVYNFSQLEEKLTAGYHAMKTGKFTESLCLFLEILHTIPLIVVDSRREVDEVKELIGIAKEYVLGIKMELTKRDLKDDPVRQMELSAYLTHLNLQTVHLRLALNNAMTSCYKNKNFATAGMFARRLLETNPTIESLVKKARQVVAACERNNTDASELNYDYRNPFVVCGVTYVPIYRGQKFVSCPYCWTRFLPSQEGQVCNVCDLSVVGADASGLICSPSQVR